One Corynebacterium efficiens YS-314 DNA segment encodes these proteins:
- the ispG gene encoding flavodoxin-dependent (E)-4-hydroxy-3-methylbut-2-enyl-diphosphate synthase, whose translation MPIGLGLPPTPPPVLAPRRKTRQLMVGSVGVGSDHPISVQSMTTTKTHDINATLQQIAQLTASGCDIVRVACPKPVDAEALPIIAKKSPIPVIADIHFQPKYIFSAIDAGCAAVRVNPGNIKEFDGRVKEVAQAAGDAGIPIRIGVNGGSLDKRILDKYHGKATPEALVESALWEASLFEEHGYGDIAISVKHSDPVLMVEAYRQLAEKCDYPLHLGVTEAGPKFMGTIKSSVAFGALLSQGIGDTIRVSLSADPVEEIKVGDQILQSLNLRPRKLEIVSCPSCGRAQVDVYKLAEEVTEGLDGLEVPLRVAVMGCVVNGPGEARDADLGVASGNGKGQIFVKGEIIKTVPESQIVQTLIEEAMRIAETMDPEVLAAAEASGMKAEVKVTS comes from the coding sequence ATGCCAATCGGTCTCGGTCTACCCCCAACCCCACCTCCAGTTCTGGCTCCGCGACGTAAAACCCGCCAGCTGATGGTCGGATCGGTCGGTGTCGGATCCGATCACCCGATCTCGGTGCAGTCGATGACCACCACCAAGACCCATGACATCAACGCCACCCTGCAGCAGATCGCCCAGCTGACCGCCAGTGGCTGCGACATCGTGCGCGTGGCGTGCCCGAAACCCGTCGATGCCGAGGCGCTGCCCATCATCGCCAAGAAGTCACCGATCCCCGTGATCGCCGACATCCACTTCCAGCCCAAGTACATCTTCTCCGCGATTGACGCAGGCTGTGCCGCTGTCCGTGTGAACCCCGGCAACATCAAGGAATTCGATGGCCGCGTCAAGGAGGTCGCCCAGGCCGCAGGTGATGCCGGCATCCCCATCCGCATCGGTGTCAACGGTGGCTCCCTGGACAAGCGCATCCTGGACAAGTACCACGGCAAGGCCACCCCGGAGGCACTCGTGGAGTCCGCCCTGTGGGAGGCCAGCCTCTTCGAGGAGCACGGCTACGGTGACATCGCCATCTCCGTCAAGCACTCCGACCCGGTCCTCATGGTGGAGGCCTACCGCCAGCTGGCGGAGAAGTGCGACTACCCGCTGCACCTCGGTGTGACCGAGGCCGGCCCGAAGTTCATGGGAACCATCAAGTCATCCGTGGCCTTCGGTGCACTGCTCTCCCAGGGCATCGGTGACACCATCCGCGTGTCCCTGTCCGCTGATCCGGTCGAGGAGATCAAGGTCGGCGATCAGATCCTGCAGTCACTGAACCTGCGGCCCCGCAAACTGGAGATCGTCTCCTGCCCGTCCTGTGGCCGTGCCCAGGTTGATGTGTACAAGCTGGCAGAGGAGGTCACCGAGGGACTCGACGGACTCGAGGTTCCCCTGCGCGTGGCCGTCATGGGCTGTGTGGTCAACGGCCCCGGTGAGGCCCGTGATGCCGATCTGGGTGTCGCCTCCGGAAACGGCAAGGGACAGATCTTCGTCAAGGGCGAGATCATCAAGACCGTGCCCGAGTCCCAGATCGTCCAGACCCTCATCGAGGAGGCGATGCGCATCGCCGAGACCATGGACCCCGAGGTCCTGGCTGCCGCCGAGGCCTCCGGCATGAAAGCCGAGGTCAAGGTCACGAGCTAG
- a CDS encoding M50 family metallopeptidase translates to MAAYLVGVVLFFLGIAVTIALHEWGHYITARAFGMKVRRFFIGFGPSVFSVRRGETVYGLKAVPVGGFCDIAGMTAQDELEPDEQHRAMYLKPWWQRIIVLSGGVAMNIIVGFVVLYGVAVTSGIPNPDADFSARVGSVQCVPDRQIDATTLSECLGTGPAGEAGVRVGDRILAVGDREVETFEEVRDTVQQLPGETVTLRIERDGVLVDVPVIVEEATRLDASGREVTVGAIGVTSQPPTDVYKKFGPVEGVGATARFTGDMIEATFEGLLAFPGKIPGVVASIFGAEREIDGPMSVVGASRIGGELVERSMWDMFMMMLASLNFFLALFNLVPLPPLDGGHIAVVLYERIRDFFRKLRGKTPGGPADYTRLMPITVGMAALLLSVGATVIIADVVNPIRLFG, encoded by the coding sequence GTGGCAGCCTATCTCGTCGGTGTGGTGCTGTTCTTTCTCGGCATCGCAGTAACAATCGCGCTTCACGAGTGGGGCCATTACATCACCGCCCGGGCCTTCGGGATGAAGGTCCGCCGGTTCTTCATCGGTTTCGGCCCCAGTGTATTCTCCGTCCGTCGCGGTGAGACGGTCTACGGCCTCAAAGCCGTCCCGGTCGGTGGTTTCTGCGACATCGCGGGGATGACCGCGCAGGATGAGCTTGAACCCGATGAGCAACACCGGGCGATGTACCTGAAACCCTGGTGGCAGCGCATCATCGTGCTCTCCGGTGGTGTGGCGATGAACATCATAGTCGGTTTCGTTGTGCTCTACGGGGTGGCGGTGACCTCCGGTATCCCGAACCCGGATGCCGACTTCAGTGCCCGCGTCGGTTCCGTGCAGTGTGTGCCCGATCGCCAGATCGACGCCACCACCCTCTCCGAGTGTCTCGGCACCGGGCCGGCCGGCGAGGCGGGGGTGCGCGTCGGGGACCGGATCCTGGCGGTGGGGGACCGAGAGGTGGAAACCTTCGAGGAGGTGCGCGACACCGTCCAGCAGCTGCCGGGTGAGACCGTCACCCTGCGCATCGAGCGCGACGGGGTGCTTGTCGACGTCCCCGTCATCGTCGAGGAGGCCACCCGCCTGGATGCGAGTGGCCGCGAGGTGACCGTCGGCGCCATCGGCGTGACCAGCCAGCCACCGACCGATGTGTATAAGAAATTCGGCCCGGTCGAGGGTGTGGGAGCAACTGCACGTTTCACCGGGGACATGATTGAGGCCACATTCGAGGGCCTGCTGGCCTTCCCCGGCAAGATCCCGGGCGTGGTGGCCTCCATCTTCGGAGCAGAACGCGAGATCGACGGCCCGATGAGTGTGGTCGGTGCCTCCCGCATCGGTGGGGAACTGGTGGAACGGTCCATGTGGGACATGTTCATGATGATGCTGGCCAGCCTGAACTTCTTCCTCGCCCTGTTCAACCTGGTCCCACTGCCCCCGCTCGACGGCGGACATATCGCCGTGGTGCTGTACGAACGCATCCGGGACTTCTTCCGGAAACTGCGTGGCAAGACCCCGGGCGGCCCGGCAGATTACACCCGGCTCATGCCGATCACCGTCGGTATGGCAGCCCTGCTGCTGTCCGTCGGTGCCACCGTCATCATCGCCGATGTGGTCAACCCGATCAGGTTGTTCGGTTAG
- the dxr gene encoding 1-deoxy-D-xylulose-5-phosphate reductoisomerase, with amino-acid sequence MVSVTTKILILGSTGSIGTQALEVIADNPDLFTLVGIAAGGSNPGLVIEQARAFNLRPHQVAVAGKQAAGEVGEALGGTVIDGPDAAQTLVESVQATDPADAVLNALVGSMGLGATLATLRSGAHLALANKESLVAGGEFVMAQARPGQIIPVDSEHSAMAQCLRSGTEGEVARIVLTASGGPFRGWTREQMWEVTPEQAAAHPTWSMGQMNTLNSATLINKGLELIEATLLFDTDADLIDVTVHPQSIIHSMITFRDGCTIAQASPPSMKLPIALAMNWPHRVPGAQPALDFTQAHTWTFEPVDDAAFPAVQLARDVAKQKGTFPAVYNAANEEAAAAFLAGRIRFPQIVDVVSEILQGASQFAGVSSDVDDILATESEARARANQLIDRLAR; translated from the coding sequence ATGGTGTCCGTGACTACAAAGATTCTCATCCTCGGCAGCACCGGTTCGATTGGAACCCAGGCGTTGGAGGTCATCGCTGACAACCCCGATCTGTTCACCCTCGTGGGCATCGCCGCGGGCGGGTCCAATCCCGGCCTGGTCATTGAGCAGGCCCGGGCATTCAACCTCCGGCCGCATCAGGTGGCGGTGGCGGGGAAGCAGGCGGCCGGCGAGGTGGGGGAGGCTCTCGGCGGCACCGTCATCGACGGCCCCGATGCTGCACAGACACTGGTGGAATCGGTCCAGGCCACCGACCCGGCCGATGCGGTCCTCAATGCCCTGGTCGGTTCCATGGGGCTGGGTGCCACACTCGCGACGCTGCGTTCCGGTGCCCACCTGGCGCTGGCCAACAAGGAATCGCTGGTGGCCGGCGGTGAGTTCGTGATGGCCCAGGCACGACCCGGGCAGATCATCCCCGTTGACTCCGAGCACTCCGCCATGGCTCAGTGCCTGCGCAGCGGGACCGAGGGGGAGGTCGCGCGCATCGTGCTGACCGCCTCCGGTGGCCCATTCCGCGGCTGGACTCGGGAGCAGATGTGGGAGGTCACGCCGGAGCAGGCGGCCGCCCACCCGACCTGGTCCATGGGGCAGATGAACACCCTCAATTCCGCCACCCTGATCAACAAGGGCCTGGAACTGATCGAGGCGACCCTGCTCTTTGACACCGATGCCGACCTCATCGATGTCACGGTGCATCCCCAGTCGATCATCCACTCGATGATCACCTTCAGGGATGGCTGCACCATCGCTCAGGCATCCCCGCCGTCGATGAAGCTGCCGATCGCGCTGGCCATGAACTGGCCGCACCGCGTACCGGGTGCGCAGCCAGCCCTTGATTTCACGCAGGCCCACACCTGGACCTTCGAGCCTGTCGACGACGCCGCGTTCCCGGCCGTGCAGTTGGCACGCGACGTCGCAAAGCAGAAGGGCACCTTCCCCGCGGTGTACAACGCCGCCAACGAGGAGGCCGCCGCGGCCTTCCTCGCCGGGCGCATCCGTTTCCCACAGATCGTTGATGTGGTGTCGGAAATACTCCAGGGGGCTTCCCAGTTTGCTGGTGTATCCTCAGATGTCGATGACATTCTGGCCACCGAGTCCGAGGCCCGTGCGCGCGCGAATCAGCTCATTGACCGGCTGGCCCGTTAG